A stretch of Synechococcus sp. WH 8020 DNA encodes these proteins:
- a CDS encoding YihY/virulence factor BrkB family protein, translating into MAKQIRLRRFVRSLWCACLRWAKCDCVDLSAAFAYYTLQSIFPILLISLSIASWFLGRQDALESKIIAYASGVLPPSAVVIVQNTLMQLVRQGFGAGLLGAGVLLLTAGNVYLTLQRGSARLWEGVIVPQQSNLPFKLQAVQFIRIRLEAFFVVILIGLLVVLDQLSANVRMIPTAALSELSVAIPWFGGFLSHIPVLQFGRLMVPFLGFSVTALSLQFLLPSRRVPFKPLIPGSLLIGFLLTVLNLAVSRSILSLGARFQAYGVIGSVLVLTLWVWMVGVVIYFGQCWSVELAKASFRHGRDPNRSSHA; encoded by the coding sequence ATGGCTAAACAAATCCGGCTGCGTCGGTTCGTTCGTAGTCTTTGGTGCGCCTGTTTGCGTTGGGCAAAGTGCGATTGCGTGGATCTGAGTGCTGCATTTGCGTATTACACGCTGCAATCGATCTTCCCGATCCTTCTCATCTCATTGTCAATTGCCTCGTGGTTTCTTGGCCGGCAAGATGCATTAGAGAGCAAGATTATTGCCTATGCAAGCGGTGTTTTGCCGCCGTCGGCTGTAGTGATTGTGCAAAACACGCTAATGCAGTTAGTCCGTCAGGGATTTGGGGCTGGATTATTAGGTGCTGGTGTGTTGTTACTCACTGCGGGTAATGTTTATCTAACGTTGCAACGTGGTTCTGCGAGGCTTTGGGAGGGTGTGATTGTACCCCAGCAAAGCAATCTGCCATTTAAGCTTCAAGCCGTGCAGTTTATTCGAATCAGACTCGAAGCTTTTTTTGTGGTGATATTGATTGGCCTCTTGGTTGTTCTTGATCAACTTAGTGCCAATGTCCGCATGATTCCTACTGCTGCTTTATCCGAGTTGTCTGTTGCGATTCCTTGGTTTGGTGGCTTCCTCTCTCATATCCCGGTCTTGCAATTTGGTCGGTTGATGGTTCCATTCCTCGGGTTTTCGGTGACGGCCCTTTCTCTTCAATTTTTGCTTCCAAGCCGCAGAGTTCCGTTTAAGCCGCTCATACCAGGATCGTTATTGATCGGCTTTCTTCTTACTGTTCTTAATCTTGCGGTGAGTCGTAGCATTCTCTCTCTGGGGGCACGTTTTCAGGCGTATGGAGTCATTGGGAGTGTTCTCGTTCTCACCCTGTGGGTTTGGATGGTGGGTGTTGTGATTTATTTTGGTCAATGTTGGAGTGTTGAGCTCGCTAAGGCTTCTTTTAGGCATGGCAGGGATCCGAACAGATCCAGCCATGCCTGA